The following coding sequences lie in one Micromonospora sp. R77 genomic window:
- a CDS encoding neutral zinc metallopeptidase encodes MELNENAQVDTSQVDDRRGSGGGGGMGIPIPIGGGRGGIVGIIIAVLVALVGGGFGLNAATNGGGGSDAGDNTSLEQKCSAQDALKQLDCRNTLYVNSIQAYWTKAMPEVFGDQYKPSKTVFFSQGVNTGCGQADSGVGPFYCPADDLVYIDLTFYKLLADQLGAEGEFAQPYVLAHEYGHHVQDLLGTEAQMRRQQQRDPNNANALSVKLELQADCYAGAWAKNATGTSDAQGQKIFKSITEQDIQQAIDTAEKIGDDAIQKRAGRPVNPDEFTHGTSEQRQQWFTKGYSTGDPKACDTFGSSQ; translated from the coding sequence ATGGAGCTGAACGAGAACGCGCAGGTCGACACCAGCCAGGTGGACGATCGGCGAGGATCCGGTGGCGGCGGGGGGATGGGCATACCGATCCCGATCGGCGGTGGCCGGGGCGGGATCGTGGGCATCATCATCGCCGTGCTCGTCGCCCTGGTCGGCGGCGGTTTCGGCCTCAACGCGGCGACCAACGGCGGCGGCGGATCCGACGCGGGCGACAACACCTCGCTGGAGCAGAAGTGCTCGGCGCAGGACGCCCTGAAGCAGCTCGACTGCCGCAACACCCTCTACGTCAACTCGATCCAGGCGTACTGGACCAAGGCGATGCCGGAGGTCTTCGGCGACCAGTACAAGCCGTCCAAGACGGTCTTCTTCAGCCAGGGCGTGAACACCGGCTGCGGGCAGGCCGACTCCGGCGTCGGACCGTTCTACTGCCCGGCCGACGACCTGGTCTACATCGACCTGACCTTCTACAAGCTGCTCGCCGACCAGCTCGGCGCCGAGGGTGAGTTCGCCCAGCCGTACGTGCTGGCGCACGAGTACGGCCACCACGTGCAGGACCTGCTCGGCACCGAGGCGCAGATGCGCCGCCAGCAGCAGCGCGACCCGAACAACGCCAACGCGCTCTCGGTCAAGCTGGAGCTGCAGGCCGACTGCTATGCCGGCGCCTGGGCGAAGAACGCCACCGGCACCTCGGACGCGCAGGGTCAAAAGATCTTCAAGAGCATCACCGAGCAGGACATCCAGCAGGCCATCGACACCGCTGAGAAGATCGGTGACGACGCGATCCAGAAGCGTGCCGGCCGCCCGGTGAACCCGGACGAGTTCACCCACGGCACGTCGGAGCAGCGCCAGCAGTGGTTCACCAAGGGCTACTCGACCGGTGACCCGAAGGCCTGCGACACCTTCGGCAGCAGCCAGTAA
- a CDS encoding acVLRF1 family peptidyl-tRNA hydrolase — MTSRPAAGGGRWVEVDPTRVARWVEGFADRHGPPTTTVEGYGLLLAAPDGATAELHTPPGAPPTPDVPGFVAAAGAPRRLGLLLARKGAVAVGVAEGAELVVSKVDTRYVQGRTAAGGWSQQRFARRRDNQAKAALADAAELAVRLLLPEVSNLAALVCGGDRRAVETVLTDRRLAPLAALRAGRLLDVPEPRHAVLVAAVTAARAVHILVR, encoded by the coding sequence GTGACCAGCCGACCCGCAGCCGGGGGCGGCCGGTGGGTCGAGGTCGACCCGACCCGCGTCGCCCGCTGGGTCGAGGGCTTCGCCGACCGGCACGGCCCGCCCACCACCACCGTCGAGGGGTACGGGCTGCTGCTCGCCGCCCCCGACGGCGCGACCGCCGAGCTGCACACCCCGCCGGGTGCGCCGCCCACCCCGGACGTGCCCGGGTTCGTGGCGGCGGCCGGCGCACCCCGTCGGCTCGGCCTGCTGCTGGCCCGCAAGGGCGCGGTGGCGGTCGGGGTGGCCGAGGGCGCCGAACTGGTCGTCTCCAAGGTGGACACCCGCTACGTGCAGGGCCGTACCGCCGCCGGTGGGTGGTCCCAGCAGCGGTTCGCCCGGCGGCGCGACAACCAGGCGAAGGCGGCCCTGGCCGACGCGGCGGAGCTGGCCGTACGCCTGCTGCTGCCGGAGGTGTCGAACCTGGCGGCCCTGGTCTGCGGTGGCGACCGGCGGGCGGTGGAGACCGTGCTGACCGACCGCCGGCTGGCCCCGCTCGCCGCGCTGCGCGCCGGCCGCCTCCTCGACGTCCCGGAGCCCCGGCACGCCGTCCTGGTCGCCGCCGTCACCGCCGCCCGAGCGGTCCACATTCTGGTCCGCTGA
- a CDS encoding LysE family transporter, translated as MGDAFLAGLVAGYGVAIPVGAIAILILGLSARTSFRVGAAAALAVATADGLYAAVAALGGAGLAGVIAPVAGPLRVIAAFVLLGLAVHGLRSAWRARRPAAVAPTPARTGLTTPVRAFAGVLGLTLLNPTTVVYFAALVLGRRDTAEPDATTAGLFVAGAFLASASWQLLIAGGGSLVGRALAGPRGRLVTGLVSSALIAGLAVVTLLPG; from the coding sequence ATGGGTGACGCGTTCCTCGCCGGTCTGGTGGCCGGCTACGGCGTCGCCATCCCCGTCGGCGCCATCGCGATCCTCATCCTCGGGCTCAGCGCGCGTACCTCCTTCCGGGTCGGTGCCGCCGCGGCCCTGGCGGTGGCCACCGCCGACGGCCTCTACGCGGCCGTCGCGGCACTCGGCGGCGCGGGACTGGCCGGGGTCATCGCCCCGGTCGCCGGCCCGTTGCGGGTGATCGCCGCGTTCGTGCTGCTGGGGCTCGCCGTACACGGTCTGCGCTCCGCCTGGCGGGCCCGGCGACCGGCGGCCGTCGCGCCCACGCCGGCGCGGACCGGTCTCACCACGCCGGTCCGGGCCTTCGCCGGTGTGCTGGGGCTGACCCTGCTGAACCCGACCACCGTCGTCTACTTCGCGGCACTGGTGCTCGGCCGGCGGGACACCGCCGAACCGGACGCCACCACCGCCGGACTCTTCGTCGCGGGCGCGTTCCTGGCCTCGGCGAGCTGGCAACTGCTGATCGCGGGCGGCGGCTCGTTGGTCGGCCGCGCGCTGGCCGGACCCCGCGGCCGGCTGGTCACCGGGCTGGTCTCCAGCGCGCTGATCGCCGGGCTCGCGGTCGTCACCCTGCTGCCGGGTTGA
- a CDS encoding metal-sulfur cluster assembly factor — protein MSEETSTPETGAVATDGSAPATDGRKAAVADIEEAMKDVVDPELGINVVDLGLVYGVHVDDENVATLDMTLTSAACPLTDVIEDQARQALTTGPGGGLVDDIRINWVWLPPWGPDKITDEGRDQLRSLGFNV, from the coding sequence ATGAGCGAAGAGACCAGCACGCCGGAGACCGGCGCGGTGGCGACCGACGGTTCCGCGCCGGCGACCGACGGGCGCAAGGCCGCCGTCGCCGACATCGAGGAGGCGATGAAGGACGTCGTCGACCCCGAGCTGGGCATCAACGTGGTCGACCTCGGTCTGGTGTACGGCGTGCACGTGGACGACGAGAACGTGGCCACGCTGGACATGACGCTCACCTCGGCGGCGTGCCCGCTGACCGACGTGATCGAGGACCAGGCCCGGCAGGCGCTGACCACCGGCCCCGGCGGGGGACTGGTCGACGACATTCGGATCAACTGGGTGTGGCTCCCGCCGTGGGGCCCCGACAAGATCACCGACGAGGGCCGGGACCAGCTCCGCTCCCTCGGCTTCAACGTCTGA
- the sufU gene encoding Fe-S cluster assembly sulfur transfer protein SufU — protein sequence MQLESLYQDIILDHYKHPHGRGLRDADDPGDRVAEAHHVNPTCGDEITVRVATDGDALHDISYDGMGCSISQASASVLHELLRGRDAGEAFAVHAAFVELMSGRGQVTPDEDVLGDGVAFAGVARYPARVKCALLPWMAFKDAAARAGVGVSPEVKA from the coding sequence ATGCAGCTCGAATCTCTCTACCAGGACATCATCCTGGACCACTACAAGCACCCGCACGGCCGTGGCCTGCGTGACGCCGACGACCCGGGCGACCGGGTCGCCGAGGCGCACCACGTCAACCCGACCTGCGGTGACGAGATCACCGTCCGGGTGGCCACCGACGGCGACGCGCTGCACGACATCTCGTACGACGGCATGGGCTGTTCGATCAGCCAGGCGTCGGCGAGCGTGCTGCACGAGCTGCTGCGCGGTCGGGACGCGGGTGAGGCGTTCGCGGTGCACGCGGCGTTCGTCGAGTTGATGTCCGGCCGTGGCCAGGTCACGCCGGACGAGGACGTGCTCGGTGACGGGGTGGCGTTCGCGGGTGTCGCCCGCTACCCGGCCCGGGTCAAGTGCGCGCTGCTGCCGTGGATGGCGTTCAAGGACGCCGCGGCACGCGCCGGTGTGGGCGTGAGCCCGGAGGTGAAGGCATGA
- a CDS encoding cysteine desulfurase, which produces MTSLTIPAGMPQYDDVPRFDVARVRADFPILDREVNGHPLVYLDSANTSHKPRQVLDVLAEHYARHNANVSRSVHTLGTEATEAYEGARAKIAAFVNAPSVDEVVFTKNSTEAINIVAYAFSNASLRPDADPRLRIGPGDEIVISEMEHHSNIVPWQLLAERTGATLRWFPLTESGRLDESGLVELVTERTKIVSLVHVSNILGTVNATARITQRVREVGALLLLDCSQSVPHMPIDVVDLDADFIVFTGHKMCGPTGIGVLWGRGELLAAMPPVMGGGSMIETVSMARSTFAAPPARFEAGTPPIAEAVALGAAVDYLTGVGMRAVQWHEKELTAYALDALATVPGLRIFGPTVPVGRGGTISFALGDIHPHDVGQVLDSLGVQVRVGHHCAKPVCTRYGVPAMTRASFYLYTTTEEIDALVSGLEQVRKVFD; this is translated from the coding sequence ATGACCTCCCTGACCATCCCGGCGGGCATGCCGCAGTACGACGACGTGCCCCGCTTCGACGTGGCGCGGGTGCGGGCCGATTTCCCGATCCTGGACCGGGAGGTCAACGGGCACCCGCTGGTCTATCTCGACAGCGCCAACACCTCGCACAAGCCGCGTCAGGTGCTCGACGTGCTCGCCGAGCACTACGCGAGGCACAACGCCAACGTGTCGCGCTCGGTGCACACCCTGGGCACCGAGGCGACCGAGGCGTACGAGGGGGCGCGGGCGAAGATCGCCGCGTTCGTCAACGCGCCGAGCGTGGACGAGGTGGTGTTCACCAAGAACTCCACCGAGGCGATCAACATCGTGGCGTACGCCTTCTCGAACGCCTCGCTGCGTCCGGACGCCGACCCGCGCCTCCGGATCGGCCCGGGCGACGAGATCGTGATCTCCGAGATGGAGCACCACTCGAACATCGTCCCGTGGCAGCTGCTCGCCGAGCGGACCGGCGCGACCCTGCGCTGGTTCCCGCTCACCGAGTCCGGCCGGCTGGACGAGTCGGGGCTGGTGGAGCTGGTCACCGAGCGGACGAAGATCGTCTCGCTGGTGCACGTCTCCAACATCCTCGGCACGGTCAACGCGACCGCGCGGATCACCCAGCGGGTCCGTGAGGTGGGCGCGCTGCTGCTGCTCGACTGCTCGCAGTCGGTGCCGCACATGCCGATCGACGTGGTCGACCTCGACGCCGACTTCATCGTCTTCACCGGCCACAAGATGTGCGGCCCGACCGGCATCGGCGTGCTCTGGGGCCGGGGCGAGCTGCTGGCCGCGATGCCCCCGGTCATGGGCGGCGGCTCGATGATCGAGACGGTGTCGATGGCGCGGTCCACGTTCGCGGCGCCGCCGGCCCGGTTCGAGGCGGGCACCCCGCCGATCGCCGAGGCCGTCGCGCTCGGCGCGGCCGTCGACTATCTCACCGGGGTCGGCATGCGGGCCGTCCAGTGGCACGAGAAGGAACTGACCGCGTACGCGTTGGACGCCCTGGCCACCGTCCCCGGCCTGCGGATCTTCGGTCCGACGGTGCCGGTCGGGCGGGGCGGGACGATCTCGTTCGCGCTGGGCGACATCCACCCGCACGACGTCGGGCAGGTCCTCGACTCGCTCGGTGTGCAGGTGCGGGTGGGTCACCACTGCGCCAAGCCGGTCTGCACCCGGTACGGCGTACCGGCCATGACGCGGGCCTCGTTCTACCTGTACACCACGACCGAGGAGATCGACGCCCTGGTGTCGGGTCTGGAGCAGGTGCGGAAGGTGTTCGACTGA
- the sufC gene encoding Fe-S cluster assembly ATPase SufC, producing the protein MSTLEIRDLKVSVKLPEGELKPILDGVNLTVRSGETHAIMGPNGSGKSTLAYSIAGHPKYEITGGSVTLDGEDVLAMSVDERARAGLFLAMQYPVEVPGVSVANFLRTAKTAIDGEAPKLRTWAGELRGAMQKLQMDPAFAQRNVNEGFSGGEKKRHEIVQLELLKPKIAILDETDSGLDVDALRVVSEGVNRVRDTGDTGLLLITHYTRILRYIKPDFVHVFVAGRIVEQGGPELADKLEEEGYERYVAGAGAARA; encoded by the coding sequence ATGAGCACCCTGGAGATCCGCGACCTGAAGGTGTCGGTCAAGCTGCCCGAGGGTGAGCTCAAGCCGATCCTGGATGGGGTGAACCTGACCGTGCGGTCGGGGGAGACCCACGCCATCATGGGCCCGAACGGCTCCGGCAAGTCCACCCTGGCGTACTCGATCGCCGGCCACCCCAAGTACGAGATCACCGGCGGCTCGGTGACCCTCGACGGCGAGGACGTGCTGGCCATGTCCGTCGACGAGCGGGCCCGCGCCGGCCTCTTCCTGGCCATGCAGTACCCGGTCGAGGTGCCCGGCGTCTCCGTCGCCAACTTCCTGCGTACCGCGAAGACCGCCATCGACGGCGAGGCGCCGAAGCTGCGCACCTGGGCCGGCGAGCTGCGCGGGGCCATGCAGAAGCTCCAGATGGACCCGGCGTTCGCCCAGCGCAACGTCAACGAGGGCTTCTCCGGCGGTGAGAAGAAGCGGCACGAGATCGTGCAGCTGGAGCTGCTCAAGCCGAAGATCGCCATCCTCGACGAGACCGACTCCGGCCTCGACGTGGACGCGCTGCGCGTGGTCAGCGAGGGCGTGAACCGGGTGCGCGACACCGGCGACACCGGCCTGCTGCTGATCACCCACTACACGCGCATCCTGCGCTACATCAAGCCCGACTTCGTGCACGTCTTCGTCGCCGGCCGGATCGTCGAGCAGGGCGGCCCGGAGCTGGCCGACAAGCTCGAGGAAGAGGGCTACGAGCGGTACGTCGCCGGAGCCGGCGCGGCCCGGGCCTGA
- a CDS encoding non-heme iron oxygenase ferredoxin subunit — protein MIRICSTEDLPKGSVISADVDGTKLALVHGEDDRFYAVYDECSHAAVALSEGEVEGCTLECWLHGSRFDLRTGEPTGLPATEPVPVYPVEVRDGDIYVSLTPSNGVTR, from the coding sequence ATGATCCGGATCTGTTCGACCGAGGACCTGCCGAAGGGCAGCGTGATCAGCGCCGACGTGGACGGCACCAAGCTCGCCCTGGTGCACGGCGAGGACGACCGGTTCTACGCCGTGTACGACGAGTGCTCGCACGCCGCCGTCGCCCTCTCCGAGGGGGAGGTCGAGGGGTGCACGCTGGAATGCTGGCTGCACGGATCCCGTTTCGACCTGCGTACGGGTGAGCCCACCGGTCTCCCCGCCACCGAACCCGTTCCCGTCTATCCCGTCGAAGTCCGCGACGGCGACATCTACGTCAGTCTGACGCCGAGCAATGGAGTGACCCGCTGA
- the sufD gene encoding Fe-S cluster assembly protein SufD encodes MTTQASAPPSTKSQALRSYDVADFPALTGLEEEWRFTPLKRLRGLVGDAQAATATVRHEYGDLPEGVTVSRIGSDDPRVGSVLTPVDRISALAHGAADGALLVEVARDAVVSAPVSLRVVGDGAQGVAFGHTFVEVGRFAEVTLVLEHVGSATLADNVEVSVADGAKLTLVTVADWADDAVQAQHLKVKLGRDAKVIHVQVSLGGDLVRQYTSVEYTGRGGEAELYGVYFADSGQHLEHRQLVDHTVPDCRSYVGYRGALQGASAHTVWVGDVLIRAEATGTDTYEINRNLLLTDGARADSVPNLEIETGEIAGAGHASATGRFDDEQLFYLMARGIPEGEARRLVVRGFFAELINKIPVEELRERLGDAIEARLAKAGA; translated from the coding sequence ATGACTACCCAGGCTTCCGCGCCGCCCAGCACCAAGTCGCAGGCGCTCCGCTCGTACGACGTCGCCGACTTCCCGGCCCTGACCGGCCTGGAGGAGGAGTGGCGTTTCACCCCGCTCAAGCGCCTGCGCGGCCTGGTCGGCGACGCGCAGGCCGCGACCGCCACGGTCCGGCACGAGTACGGTGACCTGCCCGAGGGCGTCACCGTCTCCCGGATCGGCTCCGACGACCCGCGGGTGGGCAGCGTGCTCACCCCGGTCGACCGGATCAGTGCGCTCGCGCACGGGGCGGCCGACGGGGCGCTGCTGGTCGAGGTCGCCCGGGACGCCGTGGTGTCGGCGCCGGTGAGCCTGCGGGTGGTCGGCGACGGCGCCCAGGGCGTGGCCTTCGGGCACACCTTCGTCGAGGTCGGCCGGTTCGCCGAGGTGACCCTGGTGCTGGAGCACGTCGGCTCGGCCACCCTGGCCGACAACGTCGAGGTGTCGGTGGCCGACGGCGCGAAGCTGACCCTGGTCACCGTCGCCGACTGGGCCGACGACGCCGTGCAGGCGCAGCACCTGAAGGTGAAGCTGGGCCGGGACGCCAAGGTGATCCACGTCCAGGTCAGCCTCGGTGGCGACCTGGTCCGGCAGTACACCAGCGTGGAGTACACCGGCCGGGGCGGCGAGGCCGAGCTGTACGGCGTCTACTTCGCCGACTCGGGCCAGCACCTGGAGCACCGCCAGCTGGTCGACCACACCGTGCCGGACTGCCGCAGCTACGTCGGCTACCGGGGCGCCCTGCAGGGGGCCAGCGCGCACACCGTCTGGGTGGGTGACGTGCTGATCCGGGCCGAGGCGACCGGCACCGACACGTACGAGATCAACCGGAACCTGCTGCTCACCGACGGCGCGCGGGCGGACTCCGTACCCAATCTGGAGATCGAGACCGGCGAGATCGCCGGCGCCGGCCACGCGAGCGCGACCGGCCGCTTCGACGACGAGCAGTTGTTCTACCTGATGGCCCGGGGCATCCCGGAGGGTGAGGCCCGGCGGCTGGTGGTCCGCGGCTTCTTCGCCGAGCTGATCAACAAGATTCCGGTCGAGGAGCTGCGCGAGCGGCTCGGCGACGCGATCGAGGCGCGGCTGGCCAAGGCGGGCGCCTGA
- the sufB gene encoding Fe-S cluster assembly protein SufB: MTEQIVQPLTQEEQLAALGRYEYGWADSDVAGAAAQRGINEAVVRDISAKKNEPAWMLDLRLKGLRLFGRKPMPAWGADLTGIDFDNIKYFVRSTEKQATSWEDLPEEIKNTYDRLGIPEAEKQRLVAGVAAQYESEVVYHKIREDLEEQGVLFLDTDTALKEHEDVFKEYFGTVIPVGDNKFAALNTSVWSGGSFIYVPKGVHVEIPLQAYFRINTENMGQFERTLIIVDEGAYVHYVEGCTAPLYSSDSLHSAVVEIIVKKNARCRYTTIQNWSNNVYNLVTKRAVCHEGATMEWVDGNIGSKVTMKYPAVYMTGEHAKGEVLSVAMAGEGQHQDAGAKMVHAAPHTSSTIVSKSIARGGGRTSYRGLVQVLEGSHSSRSTVKCDALLVDTISRSDTYPYVDIREDDVSMGHEATVSKISDDQLFYLMSRGLSEDEAMAMIVRGFIEPIAKELPMEYALELNRLIELQMEGAVG; this comes from the coding sequence ATGACCGAGCAGATCGTCCAGCCCCTGACCCAGGAGGAGCAGCTCGCCGCCCTCGGTCGCTACGAGTACGGCTGGGCCGACTCCGACGTCGCCGGGGCCGCCGCGCAGCGCGGTATCAACGAGGCGGTGGTGCGGGACATCTCGGCGAAGAAGAACGAGCCGGCCTGGATGCTCGACCTGCGCCTGAAGGGCCTGCGCCTGTTCGGCCGCAAGCCGATGCCGGCCTGGGGCGCGGACCTCACCGGGATCGACTTCGACAACATCAAGTACTTCGTGCGCTCCACCGAGAAGCAGGCCACCAGCTGGGAGGACCTGCCGGAGGAGATCAAGAACACCTACGACCGGCTGGGCATCCCCGAGGCGGAGAAGCAGCGCCTGGTCGCCGGTGTCGCCGCGCAGTACGAGTCCGAGGTGGTCTACCACAAGATCCGCGAGGACCTCGAGGAGCAGGGTGTCCTCTTCCTGGACACCGACACCGCCCTCAAGGAGCACGAGGACGTCTTCAAGGAGTACTTCGGCACGGTGATCCCGGTCGGCGACAACAAGTTCGCCGCGCTGAACACCTCCGTGTGGTCCGGTGGCTCGTTCATCTACGTGCCGAAGGGCGTGCACGTGGAGATCCCGCTGCAGGCCTACTTCCGGATCAACACGGAGAACATGGGCCAGTTCGAGCGGACGCTGATCATCGTCGACGAGGGTGCGTACGTGCACTACGTCGAGGGCTGCACCGCGCCGCTCTACTCCTCCGACTCGCTGCACAGCGCGGTCGTGGAGATCATCGTCAAGAAGAACGCGCGCTGCCGTTACACGACCATCCAGAACTGGTCGAACAACGTCTACAACCTGGTCACCAAGCGCGCCGTCTGCCACGAGGGCGCGACCATGGAGTGGGTCGACGGCAACATCGGCTCCAAGGTCACCATGAAGTACCCGGCGGTCTACATGACCGGCGAGCACGCCAAGGGCGAGGTGCTCTCGGTGGCCATGGCCGGTGAGGGCCAGCACCAGGACGCGGGCGCCAAGATGGTGCACGCGGCACCGCACACGAGCAGCACCATCGTGTCGAAGTCGATCGCCCGTGGTGGCGGCCGCACCTCCTACCGGGGCCTGGTGCAGGTGCTGGAGGGTTCGCACAGCAGCCGGAGCACGGTCAAGTGCGACGCCCTGCTGGTCGACACCATCTCCCGCTCGGACACCTACCCCTACGTCGACATCCGCGAGGACGACGTGTCGATGGGGCACGAGGCGACCGTCTCCAAGATCAGCGACGACCAGCTCTTCTACCTGATGAGTCGGGGCCTGAGCGAGGACGAGGCGATGGCGATGATCGTGCGCGGCTTCATCGAGCCGATCGCCAAGGAGCTCCCGATGGAGTACGCCCTGGAGCTCAACCGCCTGATCGAGCTGCAGATGGAGGGCGCGGTCGGCTGA
- a CDS encoding helix-turn-helix transcriptional regulator yields the protein MKNAAALSGHQPTAAPAAGGAPRGVRRAEPESTAADLSTRDRVTQLLLERGATTAAQLGTALGLSPAAIRRHLDAMLADGDVVAREQAVRGSRGRGRPAKVFLLTDAARVRCGTHHYDNIATAALRWIASNGGADAVEAFAADQVAALEDRCRAAMEDAGTDPLARAEALAGALTAEGYAANASTIASGGQLCQHHCPVAHVAAEFPQLCEAETAVISRLVGTHVQRLATIAHGDGVCTTHIPGQPRTKSGNTVTTVRTDR from the coding sequence GTGAAAAACGCGGCGGCGCTCTCCGGGCACCAGCCGACGGCCGCCCCGGCCGCCGGCGGGGCACCGCGTGGCGTCCGGCGGGCCGAGCCGGAGTCCACCGCCGCCGACCTCTCCACCCGCGACCGGGTCACCCAGCTGCTGCTGGAGCGGGGGGCGACCACCGCCGCCCAGCTCGGCACGGCGCTCGGGCTCAGCCCGGCGGCGATCCGTCGGCACCTCGACGCGATGCTCGCCGACGGCGACGTGGTCGCCCGCGAGCAGGCCGTGCGCGGCAGCCGCGGTCGGGGCCGTCCGGCCAAGGTGTTCCTGCTGACCGACGCGGCCCGGGTCCGCTGCGGCACCCACCACTACGACAACATCGCCACCGCCGCGCTGCGCTGGATCGCCAGCAACGGAGGTGCCGACGCGGTCGAGGCGTTCGCCGCCGACCAGGTGGCCGCCCTGGAGGACCGCTGCCGGGCCGCCATGGAGGACGCCGGCACCGACCCGCTCGCGCGGGCGGAGGCGCTCGCCGGGGCGCTCACCGCCGAGGGATACGCTGCCAACGCGTCCACGATCGCCTCCGGCGGTCAGCTCTGTCAGCACCACTGCCCGGTGGCGCACGTGGCCGCCGAGTTCCCCCAGCTGTGCGAGGCCGAGACCGCGGTGATCTCCCGCCTGGTCGGCACCCACGTGCAGCGCCTGGCCACCATCGCGCACGGCGACGGGGTGTGCACCACGCACATTCCCGGTCAGCCGCGTACGAAGTCCGGAAACACCGTCACCACTGTGAGGACAGATAGATGA
- a CDS encoding heme A synthase, producing MRGPLDRFPVSTTLLRRLAYASIVSNVAVVVTGGAVRLTASGLGCPTWPRCTDDSYTTTAEMGVHGVIEFGNRLLGFVVGFIALAVLLAVLARRPRPRGLLPLAVAVFLGIPAQAVLGGITVLTNLNPWVVGLHFLASMAVIAAAYALWRRTVEPDGPTIPTVPAPLRHLALLTTVVGAAVLVVGTWVTGSGPHAGDQGAKRNGLDPEAISQLHADGVFLLIGLSVALVFAFRAVGATRATRAAVVLVAVELGQGLIGFVQYFTHLPAVLVAAHMLGSCLVLLATLAVLWSTRERGPVAPLARPAETATPVTTAA from the coding sequence CTGCGTGGCCCGCTCGACCGGTTCCCGGTGTCGACCACGCTGCTGCGCCGCCTCGCGTACGCCTCGATCGTGTCGAACGTGGCGGTCGTGGTGACCGGCGGGGCGGTCCGGCTGACCGCCTCGGGCCTCGGCTGCCCCACCTGGCCCCGCTGCACCGACGACTCGTACACCACCACGGCCGAGATGGGCGTGCACGGGGTGATCGAGTTCGGCAACCGGCTGCTCGGCTTCGTGGTGGGGTTCATCGCGCTCGCCGTGCTGCTCGCCGTGCTCGCCCGGCGCCCCCGGCCGCGCGGGCTGCTGCCGTTGGCGGTCGCGGTCTTCCTCGGCATCCCGGCCCAGGCCGTGCTCGGCGGGATCACCGTGCTCACCAACCTCAACCCGTGGGTGGTCGGGCTGCACTTCCTCGCCTCGATGGCGGTGATCGCCGCCGCGTACGCCCTCTGGCGGCGCACCGTCGAGCCGGACGGCCCGACGATCCCCACCGTGCCGGCGCCGCTGCGCCACCTCGCGCTGCTCACCACCGTGGTCGGCGCGGCCGTCCTGGTGGTCGGCACCTGGGTGACCGGTAGCGGCCCGCACGCCGGCGACCAGGGCGCCAAGCGCAACGGCCTGGACCCCGAGGCGATCTCCCAGCTGCACGCCGACGGGGTCTTCCTGCTGATCGGGCTCTCGGTGGCGCTGGTCTTCGCCTTCCGGGCGGTCGGCGCCACCCGGGCCACCCGGGCCGCCGTGGTGCTGGTGGCGGTGGAACTGGGGCAGGGCCTGATCGGCTTCGTGCAGTACTTCACCCACCTGCCGGCGGTGCTGGTGGCCGCGCACATGCTCGGCTCCTGCCTGGTCCTGCTGGCCACCCTCGCGGTGCTCTGGTCGACCCGTGAACGCGGCCCGGTCGCCCCCCTGGCCAGGCCGGCCGAGACCGCCACCCCGGTCACCACCGCCGCCTGA